Genomic DNA from Desulfuromonas acetexigens:
GGCGCGGCTCAGCAGCTTGTCGTAAACAGCCTTCTCCTCGGCCATTTCCCGCACGATTTTGGCTTTGATCTCCTGGATGCTCAGGCCGCTGAGGGTCTGGTTGAGATAGCTGGAAATATGCTCCAGTTCCGACTGGGAAAGCGAGAGGTCGGTTTCGATGACCTTGTTCTGGACCAGGCCGGAGTGGGAGACGAAGATGACCAGCAGCCGCCCCTGGGAGAGCTTGAGAAACTCGATATGGCGGAAGACCGTGCAGTTGAAGCGGGGCGTCATCACCACTCCGGTATAGCTGGAAATGGCCGAAAGTACCTTGCCCGCCTCCCGCAGCCGCTCTTCGACGCGCAGACCGTCGATGCGGTAAAATTGTTCGATGCGGCTTTTCTGTTGCAAGTCGAGTTGCCCGACCTGCAGCAGGGTGTCGACGTAAAAACGGTAGCCCTTTTCCGTGGGGACTCGCCCCGCCGAGGTATGAGGGGAGACGATGTAGCCCATCTCTTCGAGATCGGCCATGACGTTGCGCACCGTCGCCGGCGACAGGCCGAGGTGGTGGCGGCGGGTCACCGCCCGCGAACCGATCGGTTCGGCGGTGCCGATGTAATCCTCGACGATCGCTTCGAGAATGCGCCG
This window encodes:
- the hrcA gene encoding heat-inducible transcriptional repressor HrcA; protein product: MSDELNERSRRILEAIVEDYIGTAEPIGSRAVTRRHHLGLSPATVRNVMADLEEMGYIVSPHTSAGRVPTEKGYRFYVDTLLQVGQLDLQQKSRIEQFYRIDGLRVEERLREAGKVLSAISSYTGVVMTPRFNCTVFRHIEFLKLSQGRLLVIFVSHSGLVQNKVIETDLSLSQSELEHISSYLNQTLSGLSIQEIKAKIVREMAEEKAVYDKLLSRALELSQEALSDELGGQVYIEGAANILEQAEFKDLERMKRLFRAFEQKSLLVELLDKSQQARGVQIFIGSESEYREIEGCSLITANYSSSRGTIGTLGVIGPSRMNYSQVIPVVDYTARLVSQILETELE